The genomic interval GGCGCAACGGGTCGGCCCCACCCTCGCCCGCCTGCTTCGGGGCATTCTGGCTGAGCTGTAAACGTGAATTCTCATCGCCCCCTGAGACCCTTTTCCTGGCCACTTAGCGATGAAGGTCGAGGTATCTTGCTGCTTGCCTCGGTGTTGGCCTTGCTCGGCGGGGTTGTCCTTCTCGGCAAGACCCTGACACCGTTTTACATCGCATTTGCGCTGGTGTACCTGCTAAACCCAGCCGTCTCGTGGGTGGCCGCCAGGCGCTTCCGCGACACCCCGGTGGGACGCCTGGCGGGTATCGTGACCGTCTACGCCGCCTTCGCACTCGGCTTGTGGTTCGTCGGGCTGTTTGTCTTGCCACAGCTCTATCAGGAATTCGCTCGCCTCGCGCAAATCCTACCGGCCCAGGTCCTCCATTTTGAACGGGACGTGATGCCAGGTTTGGTCATCACCTGGCAGGGGCAGCTGGATACCTACAATGTCCCATTCGACATCAAAAAGACCCTGCAGGAGGGTGTTACAAGCGGATTTGACACCGTCAACAGTCACGTCATGGAGCTGGCCAAACGCGCACGTGACCTGATCGCAGGGGTGTTCTCCACGATTCTTCTGCTGGTCCTCGTGTTCATGTTGACCGGGTTTCTGCTGTATGACCTCCCTCGGCTGCAGCGTTGGCTCGGTCGGCTTTTGCCTGACCGCTACAGGGCGGCCACGATGTCGCTGATGGCTGACATCGATCGGGGCCTGGCAGGGGCGGTTCGTGGACAAATTGGTGTCTGCGTGGTGAACGGGGTATTGACGACCGTGGGGCTCATGGTCATTGGAGTCAAGTTTGCCGTGACGCTCGGCGTGCTGGCCGGATTTTTCAGCCTGATTCCCGTCTTCGGTACCCTTTTCAGTACCGTTCCCATTGTGTTGGTGGCCCTGACGAATTCGCTGCTCACGGGACTCCTGGCGCTCATCTGGATCTTGCTGATCCACCTCATCGAGGCCAATCTGCTCAACCCGAACATCATCGGCCACAATGCGGAACTCCATCCCGCTCTGGTGGTGTTGGCCTTGCTGGTGGGAGAACATTATGGAGGGGCAGTCGGCCTGCTGGTGGCCGTCCCGCTCGCCACGGTGATTCGGGCCATCCTGACCTACACCCTGGGGCGCTTGCTCATTCAACCGGACACGATTCCCGATGCTGAGGCGCCAGCGCACACGTTGGTCGCCGGTGTGCCTCCATCGTCGCCATCAAGTCCGCTGGAAGAACTTCGAGACGGTCAGGTTCAGCCGGGTTAGCACGGCGAAATCTACCGGGCTACCAGGTCGGTCAGCGTATCAGGCTGGCACGGGGAATCACCGTGATTGCCCCAAAGCCAGCCAGTTGCCGAAACACACGGCGCTTGTCGCCCACCACGACCAGATGGCCGCCACCGTTCGGCAAGTAGAGCTTGGCCAGTTTACCGAGGTCATCGCTCGTGACGCGGCGGACGCGGGCGCGGTAGCCCGCAATGCTATCCTCCGACAGTTGATTCAAACGCAGGACCCCCACCTCCTCCGCCAGGGCCAGGTTCGTTTCAAATCGCAGCGGATAAGCGCCTGACAGGTAGCGTTGGGCGGTCACGACCTCGGCATATCCAGGCGGGGAACGACGTAACCCACGAACGACTGACAACAACAGGTCCAGGGTGCGGCGTGTCGTTTCCGCCCGCGTATTCGTTCGCGCGGAGAAATACCCGAAGTCACGAAAAAGGTCGATCTGGCTGTAGGCCCCATAGGCTAGCCCGGCGTCATCGCGAATCTTTTGATTCAGACGTGACGTGAAATCACCCCCCAGAATGAAATTGAGCGCATCCACGCCGGGGGCGTAACTTTGACGGCGCGATGGAGTGCCCGTTCCCCATCGCAGGTAGGCTTGTTCCAAGGGCATATCCACCAACCACAGCCTCAGGTTCTTCGGCATTTTCACCACGCCGCCCATCTGCTTTTGCCCGTTTGCTCCTCGTACGCGCCAGGTGCCAAACAGCACCCGGGTTTGGCGAAAGATCTCATTGGCGGGAACGTTCCCTACCACCACCAGGTGGGTGCGATTGGGGCGATACCAGCTCTGGTAGAAGCGGCGAATGTCCCGTCGCATCGTGGCATCGATCGCCCGAAGGGAAAGCGCGCGGCCATAGGGATGTCCCCCAAAAACGGCCACGCGGAGAGCCTCGTCCGCCACCCAATCTGGATCGTCCAGCATCGCCCTCAGATGGTTTTTCTGATCCTCGCAAGCATCCACCAGATCGGCTGGCGAGAGCAGCGGACGCTGCAACATCTCTGCCAGCAATTGGGTCGCAACCGTCACCTGCGCTTGTGGAACGGTCACGGTAAACATCGTGGCGTCCGGCTCAACCTTGACACGGAGCTTTCCTCCCGTCGCGTCCAGCAAGCGGGTGAAGGTGGCGGCGGACTTGCTCTCCGTCCCTCTTTGAAGCATCTCAGCCGTCAGAAGCGCCTGCCCCGTCAGGCCTGGTTCGTCCAGGAGAGAACCAGCCTCAACCACGACATGAATCGTCACCAATGGCACGTGGCGTCGCAGCAGGTGGGTGATGCGCATGCCATTGGGAAGAAGTTGTTGAGTCGACGCAGGCAGCGTGAAGGGTCTCGGTGCTGGCTCGGGCGTTCGCGTCGGGAGCGGGCGCGGCTTGGGGCTATCCTCCTGACGCGGCAGTCGCTGGGAGACGCAAGCCGTCGGCAGCAACGTCAGGCAACACAGGCCAAGGATCAAGGAGGAGCGGAAAAACGACCTCATCACAGATCCTCCCGATCGACCGGGCGAACCGTCACCGTGGCACGATTCGCTCGACTGAAGTAACGCCCGGCCAGGGCTCTGAGTTGCGTCTCAGTGATGCCGCGCAAACGCGCGGTGAAGTCAGTTCTCTGGGCAGTTCCGGTCAGCAAGACCCGTCTCCCGATGTCCTCAGCCCGCCCCTCGACCGTCTCGATGGCCAACAAATGGCGGGTTTCGGCCTGTCGACGAGCCCTGTTCAATTCCTCTCTGGTGGCTCCGAAACGTTTGAAGACAGCCAGTTCTCGTTCGAGGGCCCGCTCCGCATCCAGGGGCGAGTGCCCCGGGCCTGGCGCGAGCGCGAAATACAGGAAACCACCCTCGCGAGCCTCATCAACCCCGACTTCAAGTTCTCGCAGAGGCTTGCGCGCCCCCACCAGAGCTGCCTGCAAACGAGCGGAACGCCCCTCGCCCAGCACCAGTGCCAGAAGCCTTGCCGCATCGATGTCTCGATGTCCC from Candidatus Sericytochromatia bacterium carries:
- a CDS encoding AI-2E family transporter, whose product is MLLASVLALLGGVVLLGKTLTPFYIAFALVYLLNPAVSWVAARRFRDTPVGRLAGIVTVYAAFALGLWFVGLFVLPQLYQEFARLAQILPAQVLHFERDVMPGLVITWQGQLDTYNVPFDIKKTLQEGVTSGFDTVNSHVMELAKRARDLIAGVFSTILLLVLVFMLTGFLLYDLPRLQRWLGRLLPDRYRAATMSLMADIDRGLAGAVRGQIGVCVVNGVLTTVGLMVIGVKFAVTLGVLAGFFSLIPVFGTLFSTVPIVLVALTNSLLTGLLALIWILLIHLIEANLLNPNIIGHNAELHPALVVLALLVGEHYGGAVGLLVAVPLATVIRAILTYTLGRLLIQPDTIPDAEAPAHTLVAGVPPSSPSSPLEELRDGQVQPG
- a CDS encoding pitrilysin family protein translates to MRSFFRSSLILGLCCLTLLPTACVSQRLPRQEDSPKPRPLPTRTPEPAPRPFTLPASTQQLLPNGMRITHLLRRHVPLVTIHVVVEAGSLLDEPGLTGQALLTAEMLQRGTESKSAATFTRLLDATGGKLRVKVEPDATMFTVTVPQAQVTVATQLLAEMLQRPLLSPADLVDACEDQKNHLRAMLDDPDWVADEALRVAVFGGHPYGRALSLRAIDATMRRDIRRFYQSWYRPNRTHLVVVGNVPANEIFRQTRVLFGTWRVRGANGQKQMGGVVKMPKNLRLWLVDMPLEQAYLRWGTGTPSRRQSYAPGVDALNFILGGDFTSRLNQKIRDDAGLAYGAYSQIDLFRDFGYFSARTNTRAETTRRTLDLLLSVVRGLRRSPPGYAEVVTAQRYLSGAYPLRFETNLALAEEVGVLRLNQLSEDSIAGYRARVRRVTSDDLGKLAKLYLPNGGGHLVVVGDKRRVFRQLAGFGAITVIPRASLIR